In Acomys russatus chromosome 26, mAcoRus1.1, whole genome shotgun sequence, a genomic segment contains:
- the Wdr83os gene encoding PAT complex subunit Asterix, which produces MSTNNMSDPRRPNKVLRYKPPPSECNPALDDPTPDYMNLLGMIFSMCGLMLKLKWCAWVAVYCSFISFANSRSSEDTKQMMSSFMLSISAVVMSYLQNPQPMTPPW; this is translated from the exons ATGTCCACCAACAATATGTCCGACCCACGGAGACCCAACAAAGTGCTGAG GTATAAGCCTCCGCCCAGCGAGTGCAACCCGGCTTTGGACGACCCGACTCCCGACTACATGAATCTTCTCGGCATGATCTTTAGCATGTGCGGCCTCATGCTTAAG CTGAAGTGGTGTGCTTGGGTTGCCGTCTATTGCTCCTTTATCAGCTTCGCCAACTCTCGGAGCTCGGAGGACACTAAGCAGATGATGAGTAGCTTCAT gctctcaaTTTCTGCCGTCGTGATGTCCTATCTACAGAATCCTCAACCCATGACACCGCCATGGTGA